From one Dermacentor andersoni chromosome 1, qqDerAnde1_hic_scaffold, whole genome shotgun sequence genomic stretch:
- the LOC129381066 gene encoding uncharacterized protein: protein MRYFATALVTTLVVSAVLAEEAAKNKDIKEDEKDVEARGGILGVGFVLRGVGAGDGGVEGPGLIGPEIAGTGLIGTGLKGPGLGGVQVLVPGAGHDVVGNDNGGAGFGGTGLAGEVPGILSSGLGGAGLDEVGVSGANYGETGLTGVAPGAVGSDLGEVGLGEGGLTGASYGAAGLTGASLGVADLGGAGLGDGSIADLVSAGLAGPALTAPGAAGTGTLGTGLVDNPGIVGTGIGRSNRGGFQSSYGSSAGEHQAGYQGAVSGHNQGSGSFARGDSQSRVNSYSNKQGYSHSSGFSASEINAFASGNKQGSSGLNSEASVHQAGFGQTSYGSAVGVRDVAQHG, encoded by the exons ATGAGG TACTTCGCCACTGCTCTCGTCACTACCCTCGTGGTCTCCGCTGTCTTGGCTGAAGAGGCAGCGAAAAACAAGGATATCAAGGAAGACGAGAAGGATGTGGAGGCCCGTGGAGGCATCCTGGGTGTTGGATTCGTACTCAGAGGTGTGGGCGCTGGTGACGGTGGTGTAGAGGGCCCCGGACTCATCGGCCCCGAAATTGCCGGAACCGGCCTTATTGGCACCGGCCTCAAAGGACCTGGACTTGGAGGAGTCCAGGTCCTGGTCCCCGGTGCAGGTCATGACGTCGTTGGCAACGACAACGGAGGTGCTGGATTTGGCGGAACTGGTCTCGCGGGAGAAGTTCCTGGCATTCTCAGCAGTGGTCTTGGAGGAGCTGGTCTCGACGAAGTAGGAGTGAGTGGTGCCAATTACGGGGAAACTGGTCTCACAGGGGTGGCTCCGGGCGCTGTCGGCAGCGATCTCGGAGAAGTTGGACTGGGTGAAGGTGGACTGACGGGAGCCAGTTATGGTGCAGCTGGTCTCACCGGAGCTAGTCTTGGCGTTGCTGATCTTGGTGGTGCTGGTCTTGGTGATGGTAGTATTGCCGATCTTGTAAGTGCTGGGCTTGCTGGTCCGGCGCTCACTGCGCCTGGAGCCGCGGGAACGGGTACTCTGGGAACCGGATTGGTGGACAACCCAGGCATCGTTGGAACTGGCATCGGGCGCAGCAACCGAGGCGGTTTCCAGTCAAGCTACGGTTCTTCAGCTGGCGAACACCAGGCCGGATACCAGGGGGCCGTCTCCGGTCATAACCAGGGATCTGGAAGTTTCGCCCGCGGTGATTCTCAAAGCAGGGTGAACTCTTACAGCAACAAGCAGGGCTACAGCCACAGCTCTGGATTCTCGGCCAGCGAGATCAATGCATTCGCATCTGGCAACAAGCAAGGCTCTTCAGGACTCAACAGCGAAGCATCCGTTCACCAGGCAGGCTTCGGACAGACTTCCTATGGAAGCGCCGTTGGGGTTCGCGACGTCGCTCAGCATGGCTGA